From Polaribacter butkevichii, a single genomic window includes:
- a CDS encoding glycosyltransferase produces MKINVLLLMGTNSRNAGGLFNSVKSLAKELHTDKQTELSVLSHNDGFSPEDIKTWGNLNMLIYSVLGPSSFGFSLDLFKILKKKNPQIIHQQGIWMFSSKMALKFLKLNNSVNIITPRGMLDSWAINNSSFKKKLVGTWFEYKNLKNADCIQALCKSEYLAIRDFGLKVPVAIIPNGINLPENKPLKKLINNREKKILLFIGRIHPKKGLDNLIEALYIINKTHSELLNKWEVRIAGWNQVKHQEFLMEKCAKYKLEKVITFIGSVYGEIKEQELMNANAFILPSLSEGLPMSILEAWSYKLPVIMTKECNIPEGFENGAAIDINHDPKDMSLVLKDLFLKENNELLEIGVNGYELVKSKFTWEKIAEDTKEMYSWVLGKSEKPHFIHLD; encoded by the coding sequence ATGAAAATTAATGTTTTATTGTTGATGGGAACCAACTCCAGAAATGCTGGTGGTTTATTTAATAGTGTAAAAAGTCTGGCTAAAGAGTTGCATACAGATAAGCAAACAGAACTTTCTGTTTTGTCTCATAATGATGGTTTTAGTCCAGAAGATATAAAAACATGGGGAAATTTAAATATGTTAATTTACTCTGTGTTAGGCCCGTCTTCCTTTGGGTTTTCCCTCGATTTATTTAAAATATTAAAAAAGAAGAACCCTCAGATAATTCATCAACAAGGTATATGGATGTTTTCTTCTAAGATGGCTTTAAAATTTTTAAAATTAAATAATTCAGTAAATATAATAACACCAAGAGGCATGCTAGATTCTTGGGCAATTAACAATTCATCATTTAAAAAGAAATTGGTTGGTACTTGGTTTGAATATAAAAATTTAAAAAATGCTGATTGTATTCAAGCTCTTTGTAAATCTGAATATCTCGCAATTCGTGACTTTGGGTTAAAAGTTCCAGTAGCAATTATACCTAATGGAATTAATCTTCCAGAAAATAAACCTTTGAAAAAATTAATTAATAATCGCGAAAAGAAAATATTATTATTTATTGGAAGAATCCATCCTAAAAAAGGTTTAGATAATTTAATAGAGGCACTATATATTATAAATAAAACCCATTCTGAATTGTTAAATAAATGGGAGGTTAGGATTGCTGGTTGGAATCAAGTAAAGCATCAGGAATTTTTGATGGAAAAGTGTGCGAAATATAAATTGGAAAAAGTTATTACTTTTATAGGTTCTGTGTATGGAGAAATTAAAGAACAAGAATTAATGAATGCTAATGCTTTTATTTTACCGTCTTTAAGTGAAGGTTTACCAATGTCTATTCTTGAGGCTTGGTCGTATAAATTACCTGTAATTATGACAAAAGAATGTAATATACCTGAAGGATTTGAGAATGGAGCGGCTATTGATATTAATCATGATCCAAAAGATATGTCTTTGGTTTTAAAAGATTTGTTTTTAAAAGAAAATAATGAATTATTAGAAATTGGGGTTAATGGTTATGAATTAGTTAAAAGTAAATTTACTTGGGAGAAAATTGCAGAGGATACTAAAGAAATGTATTCTTGGGTATTAGGAAAGTCTGAAAAACCACATTTTATACATTTAGACTAA
- a CDS encoding oligosaccharide flippase family protein, whose amino-acid sequence MKNKFLKLYSGNKDIVKNFSYLAILQVFNLAVPLITLPYLLTVLGKENYGLIVFSQTLVSYFLILINFGFDIIATKEVSLHRDDKKKLSEVVSSVFIVKGIFFIISFVILLTLLPLFSDERLKYLLIFMMYLCFYEWIFPVWYFQGKEEMKYITIVNMISRVIFLILIFFVVKNEQDFLKVPIINGTGCFFAGLVSIWLVFKKDGIKFKFQKISVLKKYVIESFPIFFGNIAGKIKILSNKAILGSFVGMEILAVYDVADKIKDLFIYFLQIIVSVLFPNVVKSKNGNLVRKIIKIIFYSSILIFLLTSLMIYFTTKYYFNSDFDVLYIFLFLGLLIILQPLSYMIGVTVLLVNDLKKEYTLSLYLSVLFYILLNLSFYLFGQITVYSVSLTLLLSVLFELIVRILISKKNKLIKWIF is encoded by the coding sequence ATGAAAAATAAATTTTTAAAGTTATATTCAGGAAATAAAGATATAGTTAAGAATTTTTCTTATTTAGCAATATTACAAGTGTTTAACTTGGCAGTACCTCTTATAACCTTACCTTACCTATTAACCGTTTTAGGTAAAGAAAATTATGGTTTAATAGTATTCTCTCAAACATTGGTTTCGTATTTTTTGATTTTAATAAATTTCGGATTTGATATTATAGCTACAAAAGAGGTTTCACTGCATAGAGATGATAAAAAAAAGCTTTCTGAAGTTGTAAGTAGCGTTTTTATAGTTAAGGGAATATTTTTTATTATTTCTTTTGTGATTTTGCTTACATTGTTACCCTTGTTTTCAGATGAAAGACTTAAGTATTTATTGATTTTCATGATGTATTTGTGTTTTTATGAATGGATTTTTCCAGTTTGGTATTTTCAAGGAAAGGAAGAAATGAAATATATAACTATAGTAAACATGATAAGTAGGGTTATATTTTTAATTTTAATCTTTTTTGTTGTTAAAAATGAACAAGATTTTTTAAAAGTACCCATTATTAATGGAACTGGTTGTTTTTTTGCTGGATTAGTTTCTATATGGCTGGTGTTTAAAAAAGATGGAATTAAATTCAAATTTCAAAAAATTAGTGTTTTAAAAAAGTATGTTATAGAAAGTTTTCCCATATTTTTTGGAAATATAGCAGGGAAAATTAAAATCTTAAGTAATAAAGCAATATTAGGGTCTTTTGTAGGAATGGAAATTCTTGCAGTTTATGATGTTGCCGATAAAATTAAAGATCTATTTATATATTTTCTTCAAATTATAGTCTCTGTTTTATTTCCTAATGTAGTAAAAAGTAAAAATGGAAATTTAGTTAGAAAGATTATAAAAATCATTTTTTATAGTTCAATTCTCATATTTTTATTGACGAGTTTAATGATTTATTTCACGACTAAGTATTATTTTAATAGTGATTTTGATGTTTTATATATATTCTTATTCTTAGGTCTTTTAATTATTCTGCAGCCATTGAGTTATATGATTGGAGTAACGGTATTATTGGTTAATGATTTAAAAAAAGAGTATACTTTAAGTCTTTACTTATCTGTTTTATTTTATATACTATTAAATTTAAGTTTTTATTTATTTGGTCAGATAACAGTTTATAGTGTGTCATTGACGCTTTTACTTTCTGTTTTGTTTGAATTAATAGTGAGAATATTAATTAGTAAAAAAAATAAATTAATAAAATGGATTTTTTAA
- a CDS encoding glycosyltransferase family 2 protein: MKISIITVCYNSAKTIEKTFKSVANQTYTDIEYIVVDGGSKDTTLEIVEKYKKIVSQSVSEPDKGLYDAMNKGIKMATGDLVGILNSDDIFTDESVLENVANFHKQNNIDASVGNIIQFNEEGKTVRKYSAKNWNPEKLKIGFMPAHPAIFFKRELFDQFGNYQLDFTIGADYELITRFFLKHKISWKFSNITTTSMLIGGLSSSGVSSYQLISKEINKALTRNNIKFSYLKVQLRGFWKLIGFLKKK, translated from the coding sequence ATGAAAATATCTATCATCACCGTTTGTTACAACAGTGCTAAAACCATTGAAAAAACATTCAAATCGGTAGCTAACCAAACCTATACAGATATAGAATATATTGTAGTAGATGGAGGTTCTAAAGACACTACATTAGAGATTGTCGAAAAATATAAAAAAATAGTGTCTCAATCTGTTTCTGAACCAGATAAAGGTTTGTACGATGCCATGAATAAAGGAATTAAAATGGCTACAGGAGATTTAGTAGGTATTTTAAATTCTGATGATATTTTTACAGATGAAAGCGTTTTAGAAAATGTAGCGAATTTTCATAAACAGAATAATATAGATGCTTCTGTAGGAAATATTATACAGTTTAATGAAGAAGGAAAAACGGTGCGTAAATATTCTGCAAAAAACTGGAATCCGGAAAAACTAAAAATTGGTTTTATGCCTGCGCATCCTGCCATCTTTTTCAAAAGAGAATTATTTGATCAATTTGGAAATTATCAATTAGATTTTACCATTGGTGCAGATTATGAGTTAATTACACGCTTTTTCTTAAAGCATAAAATTTCATGGAAATTTTCTAATATTACTACAACTTCTATGTTAATAGGAGGTTTAAGTAGTTCTGGTGTGAGTAGTTATCAGTTGATATCGAAAGAAATTAATAAAGCATTGACTAGAAATAATATAAAATTTAGTTATTTAAAAGTACAATTAAGAGGTTTTTGGAAATTAATAGGTTTTTTAAAGAAAAAGTAA
- a CDS encoding NAD-dependent epimerase: protein MKILITGAAGFIGFHLSKRLLAKGHVVVGIDNINDYYDVNLKYARLKELGIIRGQAEKFLNKSTGDLFNDAFQFVRMNLEDRENLPILFKDNKFDVVCNLGAQAGVRYSIENPETYIDSNVVGFLNILECCRHYKIKHLLYASSSSVYGQNKKIPFSTSDNVDYPISLYAATKKSNELMAHTYSHLFGIPTTGLRFFTVYGPWGRPDMAPILFADAISNNRAIKVFNNGNMRRDFTYIDDIISGIEILLANAPKKINEKPPYRISNIGNGSPESLGDFIKAIEVSLGVEAKKEYLPMQPGDVPQTWADITEIEKLGYKSTTGINEGVKKFIVWFSEFYSK from the coding sequence ATGAAAATATTAATTACAGGAGCGGCAGGTTTTATTGGGTTTCATTTGTCTAAACGATTATTAGCCAAAGGGCATGTGGTAGTGGGTATAGATAATATTAATGATTATTACGATGTAAATTTAAAATATGCTCGATTAAAAGAACTAGGAATCATTAGGGGACAAGCGGAAAAATTTTTAAATAAATCTACAGGAGATTTATTTAATGATGCATTCCAATTTGTGAGAATGAATTTAGAGGATCGAGAAAATTTACCAATCCTTTTTAAGGATAATAAGTTTGATGTTGTTTGTAATTTGGGAGCTCAAGCTGGGGTTCGTTATAGTATTGAAAATCCAGAAACGTATATTGATAGTAATGTTGTAGGTTTTTTAAATATTTTAGAATGTTGTAGACATTATAAAATTAAACATTTATTATATGCAAGTAGTTCTAGTGTTTATGGACAAAACAAGAAAATTCCTTTTTCAACTTCTGACAATGTAGATTACCCTATTAGTTTGTATGCCGCAACTAAAAAGAGCAATGAACTAATGGCACATACTTATAGTCATTTATTTGGAATACCAACTACGGGATTGCGTTTCTTTACTGTTTATGGACCATGGGGAAGACCAGATATGGCTCCAATCTTATTTGCAGATGCGATATCTAATAATAGAGCTATTAAGGTCTTTAATAATGGAAATATGCGTAGGGATTTTACTTATATTGATGATATTATTAGTGGTATTGAGATTTTATTAGCAAATGCTCCCAAAAAAATAAATGAAAAGCCTCCTTATAGAATTTCAAATATTGGAAATGGAAGCCCAGAATCTTTGGGTGATTTTATTAAAGCAATAGAGGTTAGTCTGGGGGTAGAGGCGAAAAAAGAATACTTACCAATGCAACCTGGAGATGTTCCACAAACATGGGCTGACATTACAGAAATTGAAAAATTAGGTTATAAAAGTACGACAGGAATTAATGAGGGAGTTAAAAAATTTATTGTTTGGTTCTCGGAATTTTATTCTAAATAA
- a CDS encoding glycosyltransferase family 4 protein has translation MNILINLNSSSKDVKNPFHGGNEYANRIVIEIIKANKVNTLYFYCLSKKYIDSKVLETIKNKNSNSIIVDQSKCYNIEDAIKKYNIGRLFDPLGVGLGNLNLVDIDVVYTVHGLRPVELLTDINEYYFEGKIKYVLKHILAPYFNNKYKNKFRNVINLKAKKKQLVVVSEHTKNTIVTLFGTNPDDISVFYSPEKIFEKTNLLEEKNFFLKTNIIPKDYFLLVSSKRWVKNTYRAIKAFDDLIDKGLLTKKIVLTGVNSKVKKVVKNKEMFYFLDYVPSKELEILYKNAFCFVYPSLNEGFGYPPLEAMKYGTPVIASMITAIPEVVGEACLKFNPFSILEIQSRIFQIQNDDNLRKELRILGKKRYVLISNKQKEDLIKLVDIILLNE, from the coding sequence ATGAATATTTTAATAAACCTAAATTCTTCTTCTAAGGATGTGAAAAATCCCTTTCATGGGGGTAATGAATATGCTAATAGAATAGTTATAGAAATTATAAAAGCGAATAAAGTTAATACATTATATTTTTATTGTTTATCAAAAAAGTATATTGATAGTAAAGTTTTAGAAACAATAAAAAATAAGAATAGTAATTCTATTATTGTTGATCAAAGTAAGTGTTATAATATTGAAGATGCTATAAAAAAGTACAATATAGGAAGACTATTTGATCCGTTAGGTGTTGGGTTGGGGAATTTAAATTTAGTTGATATTGATGTTGTGTATACTGTGCATGGTTTAAGACCTGTAGAATTATTAACAGATATTAATGAGTATTATTTTGAAGGTAAAATTAAATATGTTTTAAAACATATACTTGCACCTTATTTTAATAATAAATATAAAAATAAGTTTAGGAATGTAATTAATTTAAAAGCTAAAAAGAAACAATTAGTGGTTGTATCGGAACATACAAAAAATACAATTGTTACTCTATTTGGTACAAACCCAGATGACATATCTGTTTTTTATAGTCCGGAGAAAATATTCGAAAAAACTAATTTACTTGAAGAGAAAAACTTTTTTTTAAAAACAAATATTATCCCTAAAGATTACTTTCTATTAGTTAGCTCTAAGCGGTGGGTAAAAAATACTTATCGAGCGATTAAGGCATTTGATGATTTAATTGATAAAGGTCTTTTAACAAAAAAAATAGTTTTAACGGGGGTAAATAGTAAAGTTAAGAAAGTAGTAAAAAATAAAGAAATGTTTTATTTCTTGGATTATGTACCATCTAAAGAATTAGAGATTTTATACAAGAATGCTTTTTGTTTTGTGTATCCTTCTTTAAATGAAGGGTTTGGTTATCCGCCTCTAGAAGCTATGAAATATGGAACCCCCGTAATAGCTTCTATGATTACGGCAATTCCAGAAGTAGTAGGGGAAGCATGTTTAAAGTTTAATCCATTTTCAATTTTAGAAATACAATCCAGAATCTTTCAAATACAGAATGATGATAATCTTAGAAAAGAACTTAGAATTCTTGGAAAAAAAAGATATGTACTAATATCTAACAAGCAAAAAGAAGATTTAATTAAATTGGTTGATATAATTTTATTAAACGAATGA
- a CDS encoding WcaF family extracellular polysaccharide biosynthesis acetyltransferase, producing the protein MHKKVQFQLYNNHWYKPGSKIKILIWYFINILFFINPLNPLSSLKVFILRIFGAKIGSNVAIKQSVNLKYPWLLEVGNNVWIGENVWIDNLAKVKIEDNVCISQGAMLLCGNHDYKKSSFDLIVGQIVLEEGSWVGAKSVVCSGVTLKSHAILSVGSVANKDLEAYSIYQGNPAVKIRKRNIVE; encoded by the coding sequence ATGCATAAAAAGGTTCAATTTCAGTTATATAATAATCATTGGTATAAACCGGGATCAAAAATTAAAATATTAATATGGTATTTTATAAATATTTTATTTTTTATAAATCCACTAAATCCTTTATCATCCTTAAAGGTATTTATACTTAGAATCTTTGGAGCAAAAATAGGAAGTAATGTAGCTATCAAACAAAGTGTTAATCTAAAATATCCGTGGTTATTAGAAGTAGGAAATAATGTTTGGATTGGAGAAAATGTTTGGATAGATAACTTGGCAAAAGTAAAAATAGAAGATAATGTTTGTATTTCTCAAGGAGCAATGTTACTTTGTGGAAATCATGATTATAAAAAGTCTAGTTTTGATTTAATTGTAGGGCAAATTGTTTTAGAGGAAGGTTCTTGGGTTGGAGCAAAATCGGTTGTTTGTTCAGGAGTAACTTTGAAATCTCATGCTATTTTATCTGTGGGGTCTGTAGCAAATAAAGATTTAGAAGCGTATTCCATATATCAGGGTAATCCAGCAGTAAAAATTAGAAAACGAAATATAGTAGAATAA